A single genomic interval of Rhodobacter sp. 24-YEA-8 harbors:
- a CDS encoding ABC transporter ATP-binding protein yields the protein MTPLLSVRNLDVSYPVGGLMTKLRGAGQLQIVAGVSFDLARGETMALVGESGSGKTTLARAIAGLGGLVSGEIRFDGAPLNTSGRQIRREIAFIFQDAVSSLSPRLTVRALLREPFAIHGIQYPEGEVERLLRLVGLPATIAERRPHELSGGQARRVGVARALALKPRLVIADEPTAGLDVSVQSEVLNLLNDLRTRLGLSLLIITHNLNIVRHIADRMAIMYLGRFVETGDTAPVFAHPHHPYTAALLSANPIIDPEARKTRLYLKGEVPGLVRRPKGCEFHSRCPFVQDLCRSTPPSLQEDGPVSYTCHFPMEASVNA from the coding sequence ATGACCCCGCTTCTTTCCGTGCGCAATCTCGATGTTTCTTACCCGGTCGGCGGGCTGATGACCAAATTGCGCGGCGCAGGCCAGTTGCAGATCGTCGCCGGGGTCAGCTTTGACCTCGCCCGGGGCGAAACCATGGCGCTTGTCGGCGAAAGCGGTTCTGGCAAGACCACACTGGCCCGCGCGATTGCCGGGCTGGGCGGCCTCGTCTCGGGCGAAATCCGTTTTGACGGCGCCCCCCTCAACACCTCCGGGCGGCAGATCCGCCGCGAGATCGCTTTCATCTTTCAGGACGCGGTCAGCTCGCTCAGCCCGCGCCTGACGGTGCGGGCGCTGTTGCGCGAACCCTTTGCCATCCATGGAATCCAATACCCCGAAGGCGAGGTGGAGCGGCTTTTGCGTCTTGTCGGCCTGCCCGCCACCATCGCCGAACGCCGCCCGCATGAGCTTTCCGGCGGCCAGGCGCGGCGCGTTGGCGTGGCACGTGCCCTGGCCCTGAAACCGCGCCTTGTGATCGCGGATGAGCCCACCGCAGGCCTTGACGTCTCGGTGCAAAGCGAAGTGCTGAATCTGCTCAATGATCTGCGCACAAGGCTGGGGCTCTCTTTGCTGATCATCACCCATAACCTCAACATCGTTCGCCATATCGCCGACCGGATGGCGATCATGTATCTCGGCCGCTTTGTCGAAACCGGGGACACCGCGCCGGTTTTCGCGCATCCGCACCACCCCTATACGGCGGCGCTGCTTTCGGCCAATCCGATCATCGACCCCGAGGCCCGCAAGACGCGGCTTTACCTGAAGGGCGAGGTGCCCGGCCTTGTACGGCGCCCGAAGGGTTGCGAATTCCACAGCCGTTGCCCCTTTGTGCAGGACCTGTGCCGCAGCACACCGCCGTCGCTGCAAGAGGATGGTCCTGTCAGCTATACCTGTCATTTCCCGATGGAAGCCTCCGTAAATGCCTGA
- a CDS encoding ABC transporter ATP-binding protein, protein MSQDASDPVLTVSGLTLSYDIPAGELKALRDVNLSIGKGEIVGLVGESGSGKSTLMQAILGLLPGAAQIRSGSIRFEGQDLTGLSARQMRGLLGDRISVVFQDPMTALNPVLTIGRQMIDIQHRSKLSRREKRARAIEMLARVRIPDPESRIDRYPHEFSGGMRQRVAIAMALMAKPALLVADEPTTALDATLEIATIDLLRELQSEIGCAVLFITHHLGVVAELCDRIDIMYAGEIVESGATGAVFQDPRHPYTQLLFACDPAQIAKPMRHLPSIGGNLPDLTAPLPGCIFASRCPRADETCTTGHPADHKAGQSDLVRCHYPLAPRLEISA, encoded by the coding sequence ATGTCCCAAGATGCCAGCGATCCGGTTCTGACGGTCAGCGGTCTGACCCTTTCTTACGACATCCCCGCAGGCGAGCTGAAGGCGCTGCGCGATGTGAACCTGTCCATCGGCAAAGGCGAGATCGTCGGGCTGGTGGGCGAAAGCGGTTCAGGAAAATCGACACTGATGCAGGCCATTCTGGGCCTCTTGCCGGGGGCTGCGCAGATCAGGTCAGGTTCAATCCGGTTCGAGGGACAGGATCTGACCGGCCTTTCCGCCAGACAGATGCGGGGACTTTTGGGCGACCGGATTTCCGTCGTCTTCCAGGACCCGATGACCGCACTGAACCCGGTTCTGACCATCGGGCGGCAGATGATCGACATCCAGCACCGCAGCAAACTCAGCCGCCGTGAAAAACGCGCCCGCGCCATCGAGATGCTGGCCCGCGTGCGTATCCCGGACCCCGAAAGCCGGATTGACCGCTATCCGCATGAGTTTTCGGGCGGAATGCGTCAGCGTGTGGCGATTGCCATGGCGCTGATGGCAAAGCCTGCGCTTCTGGTCGCGGATGAGCCGACCACGGCATTGGACGCCACGCTGGAAATCGCCACGATTGACCTCTTGCGCGAGCTGCAGTCCGAAATCGGCTGCGCGGTGCTTTTCATTACCCACCATCTGGGGGTGGTGGCCGAACTCTGTGATCGTATCGACATCATGTATGCGGGCGAGATTGTCGAAAGCGGCGCGACCGGGGCCGTCTTCCAGGACCCGCGCCATCCCTATACGCAGCTGCTCTTTGCCTGCGACCCGGCGCAGATCGCCAAGCCGATGCGGCATCTGCCCTCTATCGGCGGCAATCTGCCGGATCTGACCGCGCCGCTGCCGGGCTGCATCTTTGCTTCGCGCTGCCCGCGCGCGGATGAGACCTGCACGACCGGCCATCCCGCCGATCATAAGGCCGGCCAGTCCGATCTGGTGCGCTGCCATTACCCGCTGGCCCCAAGGCTGGAGATTTCCGCATGA
- a CDS encoding ABC transporter permease: MSSAVDPAAAAVVKKPRKARGAMRRLVSDPLGALGLGLIVVTVLAALAAGLLPHDPVKLNPMVRFAAPGAEHWLGTDNLGRDLFTRMLYGARIALVISIGATAASLLVGLLFGVLAGFGPRWLDSILLLLMDAMKSVPTVMLALVLITWTGPSLWAVVLVVVLVNGPTYARIVRTQVLALRNAEFIEAERALGAGFLRVASLHVVPNIIGPLLILAAMDIPIVVGIEAGLSFLGLGVRPPTPSWGTILFDGFSYIRDSIWMVVAGGLPIVITALGFTFLGEALRDTFDPKLAKR; the protein is encoded by the coding sequence ATGTCGTCAGCCGTTGATCCCGCCGCCGCAGCTGTGGTGAAAAAGCCGCGCAAAGCCAGAGGCGCCATGCGTCGCCTTGTCAGTGACCCTCTGGGGGCGCTTGGGCTCGGGCTGATCGTGGTGACAGTGCTCGCCGCCCTTGCGGCGGGGCTTTTGCCGCATGACCCGGTCAAGCTGAACCCGATGGTACGTTTCGCCGCGCCCGGGGCCGAACACTGGCTGGGCACTGACAATCTGGGCCGCGATCTCTTTACCCGCATGCTGTATGGTGCGCGGATTGCGCTGGTAATTTCCATCGGGGCGACGGCGGCGTCACTGCTGGTCGGGCTGCTCTTCGGCGTATTGGCGGGGTTCGGGCCGCGCTGGCTGGACAGTATCCTGCTTTTGCTGATGGATGCGATGAAAAGCGTGCCCACCGTCATGCTGGCACTTGTCCTGATCACATGGACCGGGCCAAGCCTCTGGGCGGTTGTGCTGGTCGTGGTGCTGGTCAATGGTCCCACCTATGCGCGGATCGTGCGCACCCAGGTCCTCGCGCTGAGGAATGCCGAATTTATCGAGGCAGAGCGCGCCCTTGGTGCCGGTTTCCTGCGCGTCGCAAGCCTGCATGTTGTCCCGAATATCATCGGCCCGCTGCTGATCCTTGCGGCGATGGATATCCCGATCGTGGTCGGGATCGAGGCCGGGCTCAGCTTCCTGGGCCTTGGGGTCCGCCCGCCGACGCCGTCCTGGGGCACCATCCTGTTCGACGGGTTCTCCTATATCCGCGACAGCATCTGGATGGTTGTGGCCGGTGGTCTGCCCATCGTCATCACCGCGCTTGGCTTCACCTTCCTTGGCGAGGCGCTGCGCGACACGTTTGATCCGAAACTGGCAAAGAGGTGA
- a CDS encoding ABC transporter permease, with the protein MLSYLARRILLSVAVVLTVIAALFAMMHAIPGDAVRTALGPRASEAMVEAYRVKMGLDQPVLVQIWRFFSTILQGDLGSDAISGVPVARIILAQLPDTLYLVAGAMVVAVVPGIWLGVMSATHRGSLFDRVTSVLSVSVMAVPSFVIAIYLLLIFAIHLSWFPAIGAGEGFADRLHRLVLPSVALGLAWIGYIARILRASMLEVMGENHIRTARAFGLSERRIMFDYVLRIALLPTITVLGMGIGQMLSGAVFAEIVFGRPGIGKLVYDSIAARNYPIVVGTLLVTTGFFVLVNLIADLLIAFLDPRVRNVVSR; encoded by the coding sequence ATGCTCAGCTATCTTGCCAGGCGCATCCTTCTGTCGGTCGCGGTGGTCCTCACCGTGATCGCAGCCCTGTTTGCGATGATGCATGCCATTCCCGGTGACGCGGTCAGAACCGCGCTTGGCCCGCGCGCAAGCGAGGCCATGGTCGAGGCTTATCGCGTGAAAATGGGGCTGGATCAGCCGGTTCTGGTGCAGATCTGGCGGTTTTTCAGCACCATTTTGCAGGGGGATCTGGGCAGTGACGCCATATCGGGTGTACCGGTTGCGCGGATCATCCTCGCGCAGCTTCCCGATACGCTTTACCTCGTCGCCGGTGCGATGGTGGTCGCAGTGGTGCCCGGCATCTGGCTGGGCGTGATGTCCGCCACGCATCGCGGCAGCCTTTTTGACCGGGTGACCTCGGTCCTGTCGGTCTCGGTCATGGCGGTGCCGTCTTTCGTGATCGCGATCTATCTCCTGCTGATCTTTGCCATCCACCTGTCCTGGTTCCCCGCCATCGGCGCGGGCGAGGGCTTTGCCGACCGGCTGCACCGGCTGGTCCTGCCCTCGGTCGCGCTCGGGCTGGCCTGGATCGGCTATATCGCACGGATCCTGCGCGCCTCGATGCTGGAGGTGATGGGCGAAAACCATATCCGCACCGCCCGCGCCTTTGGTCTGTCGGAGCGGCGGATCATGTTTGACTACGTGCTGCGCATCGCGCTTTTGCCGACGATCACCGTCCTTGGCATGGGGATCGGCCAGATGCTGTCCGGCGCGGTCTTTGCCGAAATCGTCTTTGGCCGCCCCGGCATCGGCAAGCTGGTCTACGATTCCATCGCAGCGCGGAATTATCCCATCGTGGTCGGCACTCTCTTGGTGACCACCGGCTTCTTCGTCCTTGTTAACCTGATTGCCGATCTGCTGATCGCCTTCCTTGACCCGAGGGTGCGCAATGTCGTCAGCCGTTGA
- a CDS encoding ABC transporter substrate-binding protein: MTVKEMTGVSRRGFIASSLALGAAGLALRGHPALAQVSTEGGRLRARLYADISNLDPAFWTSGSDALVMECIFAFAMQFETGTSEFNALPLALKALNVIDDTHIGFELNEGILYSGEYGEMTAEDAKFSWERIADPAVQSPYAADWAQLDHVEVTGRYSGTIVLKSPFAPLFTTTLPATSGIILPKAAIEAAGGQFSTEPPVTSGPYRIREWQPRTRLVLEKNPDFTLFDVVFDELVLIPIEDPKTAELGFEAGDLDHAQTSISSIPRFAAAAPNGGRFDEFTALNYYWLGMNEANADLTDQKVRRAIQHGIARDAVVEAAYLGAASPAAGIIAPGLAGHRAENTYNYDPDLARSLLAEAGVPNLNVTLSIQQTAEDLAAAQIIQALLADIGVTVQIDQYESGSFWSLGIEADGDQWKSLQLFLFSFTMQPDPSWATAWFTSEQVGVWNWQRFSNEEFDRLNQEASTELDTEKRGAMYIRMQELMEESGDFVFLTFEPIGTLTAAGVMPAMRPDGWPILSRFTKA, from the coding sequence ATGACTGTGAAAGAGATGACCGGCGTATCGCGCCGTGGTTTTATCGCCTCATCACTTGCGCTCGGGGCGGCGGGGCTTGCCCTGCGCGGCCATCCGGCTTTGGCCCAGGTCAGCACGGAAGGCGGTCGTCTTCGCGCAAGGCTTTATGCCGATATCTCGAATCTCGATCCGGCCTTCTGGACTTCGGGCTCGGATGCGCTGGTGATGGAATGCATCTTCGCCTTCGCGATGCAGTTCGAGACCGGCACAAGTGAGTTCAACGCTCTGCCACTGGCGCTGAAAGCGTTGAATGTGATCGATGACACCCATATCGGCTTTGAGCTGAATGAGGGCATCCTCTATTCCGGCGAATATGGCGAAATGACCGCCGAGGATGCCAAATTCTCCTGGGAACGTATCGCGGATCCGGCAGTGCAATCGCCCTATGCGGCGGATTGGGCGCAGCTGGATCATGTCGAAGTGACCGGTCGCTATAGCGGCACCATCGTGCTGAAATCGCCCTTCGCCCCCTTGTTCACCACCACCCTGCCCGCAACCAGCGGCATCATCCTGCCCAAAGCTGCGATTGAGGCGGCGGGTGGTCAGTTCTCGACCGAGCCGCCGGTGACCTCTGGCCCCTACCGCATCCGCGAATGGCAGCCGCGCACCCGGCTGGTTCTGGAAAAGAACCCCGATTTCACGCTGTTCGATGTCGTATTCGATGAGCTGGTCCTGATCCCGATCGAAGACCCCAAGACCGCCGAGCTGGGCTTTGAAGCAGGCGATCTGGATCATGCGCAGACCTCGATCTCGTCGATCCCGCGCTTTGCCGCTGCCGCACCGAATGGCGGGCGCTTTGATGAGTTTACGGCACTGAATTATTACTGGCTTGGCATGAACGAGGCCAATGCCGATCTGACAGATCAGAAAGTGCGCCGCGCCATCCAGCACGGGATCGCCCGCGATGCGGTGGTCGAGGCCGCCTATCTGGGGGCCGCCTCGCCCGCCGCCGGGATCATCGCGCCGGGCCTTGCGGGGCACCGCGCGGAAAACACCTATAATTACGACCCAGATCTTGCCCGCAGCCTGCTGGCCGAGGCCGGTGTACCGAACCTCAATGTCACGCTTTCAATCCAGCAAACCGCCGAAGATCTGGCCGCCGCCCAGATTATCCAGGCACTGCTCGCCGATATCGGCGTCACCGTGCAGATTGACCAATATGAAAGCGGCAGCTTCTGGAGCCTCGGTATCGAGGCCGATGGCGATCAGTGGAAGAGCCTGCAGCTCTTCCTCTTCAGCTTCACCATGCAGCCCGATCCCAGCTGGGCCACCGCCTGGTTCACCTCGGAGCAGGTGGGCGTCTGGAACTGGCAGCGGTTCAGCAATGAGGAATTCGACCGGCTGAACCAGGAGGCCTCGACCGAGCTGGACACGGAAAAGCGGGGCGCGATGTATATCCGCATGCAGGAGCTGATGGAGGAATCGGGCGATTTCGTCTTCCTGACCTTCGAGCCGATCGGCACCCTGACCGCCGCAGGCGTCATGCCCGCGATGCGGCCCGATGGCTGGCCGATCCTGTCGCGTTTCACAAAGGCCTGA
- a CDS encoding CocE/NonD family hydrolase, translated as MTVIHETVDLAINLPDGTRLSARSWIPEDAVAKPVPAILEFLPYRKRDGTAERDQITHPWFAARGYACLRVDMRGCGESEGLFDDEYSPQEMQDALDVIDWISRQDWCSGNVGMMGISWGGFNSLQAAANRAPALKAIITLCSTTDRFADDIHFKGGCLLGENIGWAATAASWFSPPPDPALAGEAWRDIWLNRLEKMPFLAQTWHEHQNRDAYWKHGSVCEDYDAITAAVFAIGGWHDGYRNTPAHLAANLSAPVRALMGPWNHKYPHMAVPGPRIGFLQEALAWWDHWLKGIGNGADRAPAYTAWLMDSVKPATSFGHRPGRWITEAEWPSPRITPRIFHLGEARLGDTPAPAFTQLARPSTAVGMATGEYFPFGFGPGELPDDQQGDDALSACFDSDMLSDTCDIVGAPRVNLTLSADQHRGQIAVRLCDLRPDGSSALITMGVLNLRHREGFDAMKDIVPGQPTEVTLDLDQIAYRLPEGHRLRIAVSTSYWPFIWPEPEPLTVTISGGSLSLPLRPLATGDEISFPEPTGAPPLALKYHSETLESKHVETDPGTGETRIIISGTTPLTEDLTHGLTTGSKIEEIWSIRDGEPASARVDITWDRSLGRGDWQTRSRVLTSLWGDAEDFHIVQRIQAWEGERLVFDRHHQDSVRRL; from the coding sequence ATGACCGTGATCCATGAAACCGTCGATTTGGCGATCAATCTCCCCGATGGCACCAGGCTCTCGGCGCGCAGCTGGATCCCGGAGGATGCCGTGGCGAAGCCGGTTCCGGCGATCCTCGAATTTCTGCCCTATCGCAAACGCGATGGCACCGCAGAGCGCGATCAGATCACCCATCCCTGGTTTGCTGCTCGGGGCTACGCCTGCCTGCGCGTCGATATGCGCGGCTGTGGCGAATCCGAGGGCCTCTTTGACGACGAATATTCGCCCCAGGAGATGCAGGACGCGCTGGATGTGATCGACTGGATCTCACGGCAGGACTGGTGCTCGGGTAATGTCGGCATGATGGGGATTTCCTGGGGCGGCTTCAATTCACTGCAGGCTGCGGCCAATCGCGCGCCCGCGCTGAAGGCGATCATCACGCTTTGCTCGACCACCGACCGCTTTGCCGATGACATCCATTTCAAGGGCGGCTGCCTTCTGGGCGAGAATATCGGCTGGGCGGCGACGGCGGCTTCCTGGTTTTCGCCACCGCCGGACCCGGCGCTGGCGGGCGAGGCCTGGCGCGATATCTGGCTGAACCGGCTGGAGAAAATGCCCTTCCTCGCGCAGACCTGGCACGAGCATCAGAACCGCGATGCCTATTGGAAACATGGCTCGGTCTGCGAGGATTATGATGCGATCACTGCGGCAGTCTTTGCCATTGGCGGCTGGCATGACGGCTATCGCAACACCCCTGCCCATCTCGCGGCCAATCTGAGCGCACCAGTCCGCGCGCTGATGGGCCCCTGGAACCACAAATATCCGCATATGGCAGTGCCCGGACCCCGGATCGGCTTTTTGCAGGAAGCGCTGGCCTGGTGGGATCACTGGCTGAAAGGCATCGGGAACGGCGCCGACAGGGCCCCGGCCTATACCGCCTGGCTGATGGACAGCGTAAAGCCCGCAACCTCTTTCGGGCATCGTCCCGGGCGCTGGATTACCGAGGCCGAATGGCCCTCGCCCCGGATCACGCCACGCATCTTCCACCTTGGCGAGGCCCGGCTGGGCGACACCCCTGCCCCCGCCTTCACGCAGCTGGCGCGCCCCTCAACGGCGGTCGGGATGGCGACGGGAGAGTATTTCCCCTTTGGCTTCGGCCCGGGTGAATTGCCCGATGACCAGCAGGGCGATGACGCGCTTTCGGCCTGCTTTGACTCGGACATGTTGAGTGACACCTGCGACATTGTCGGTGCACCGCGTGTCAACCTGACGCTCAGCGCCGATCAGCATCGCGGACAAATCGCCGTGCGGCTTTGCGATCTGCGTCCCGATGGCAGTTCGGCCCTGATCACGATGGGCGTCCTGAACCTGCGCCACCGTGAAGGCTTCGATGCGATGAAGGATATCGTCCCGGGCCAGCCCACAGAGGTCACGCTGGATCTGGACCAGATCGCCTACCGCCTGCCCGAAGGCCACCGGCTGCGGATTGCTGTTTCCACCAGCTACTGGCCCTTCATCTGGCCCGAACCCGAGCCTCTGACGGTGACGATCTCGGGGGGCAGCCTCTCGCTGCCGCTGCGCCCGCTGGCGACAGGTGACGAGATCAGTTTCCCTGAACCGACCGGCGCACCGCCTCTGGCGCTGAAATACCATTCGGAAACACTCGAATCGAAACATGTCGAGACCGACCCAGGGACCGGCGAAACCCGGATCATCATCTCCGGCACCACACCGCTGACCGAAGATCTGACCCATGGCCTGACCACCGGATCGAAAATCGAGGAAATCTGGTCGATTCGGGACGGCGAGCCCGCCAGCGCAAGGGTCGATATCACCTGGGATCGCAGCCTTGGCCGGGGGGACTGGCAGACCCGCAGTCGCGTTCTGACCAGTCTCTGGGGCGATGCGGAAGATTTCCACATCGTTCAGCGCATCCAGGCCTGGGAGGGCGAAAGGCTGGTCTTTGACCGCCATCACCAGGATTCCGTGCGCAGGCTTTAA
- a CDS encoding helix-turn-helix domain-containing protein codes for MSVLSARIGENFSRNLRNLCATRVSVSLICREIGINRQQFDRYLTGSAMPSAHNLRRIAAYFALSEKELLSPRLEDSRSGPGLDPQSSFAAALRPEPGELASLRHYLGFYHYYFLTPSWPGQVQCGLLQLYERDHRVLTRYVGRVENPDYGRITRSRFDGHAVLRGDRIFILEHARGPVDGFGQTILYAAHRHQANYLTGMASGIGWHPHRGPFASRLIIRRLRMTLSLREALAQCGLFRVDGSNLDPIVRNFFSSGENMLMTG; via the coding sequence ATGTCCGTGCTGTCAGCGCGCATCGGCGAGAATTTTTCCCGCAATTTGCGAAATCTCTGTGCAACCAGGGTGTCAGTCTCGCTGATTTGCCGCGAAATCGGCATCAACCGGCAGCAATTTGACCGCTATCTTACCGGCTCCGCCATGCCCTCGGCGCATAACCTGCGCCGTATCGCGGCCTATTTCGCGCTGAGCGAAAAGGAACTCCTCTCGCCCCGCCTTGAGGATTCGCGCAGCGGGCCTGGCCTCGATCCGCAATCCTCTTTCGCCGCCGCCCTGCGCCCCGAGCCGGGCGAACTGGCATCGCTGCGGCACTATCTGGGCTTCTATCATTATTATTTCCTGACCCCGTCGTGGCCCGGTCAGGTGCAATGCGGCCTTTTGCAGCTTTACGAGCGCGATCATCGGGTGCTGACCCGCTATGTCGGTCGCGTCGAGAATCCTGATTATGGCAGGATCACCCGGTCGCGTTTTGACGGCCATGCTGTGCTGCGGGGCGACCGGATCTTCATTCTGGAACATGCGCGCGGTCCGGTGGATGGGTTTGGCCAGACAATTCTCTATGCCGCGCATCGCCACCAGGCCAATTACCTGACCGGCATGGCGTCCGGGATCGGCTGGCATCCCCATCGCGGACCCTTTGCATCGCGGCTGATCATCCGTCGATTGCGGATGACGCTCTCGCTGCGCGAGGCCCTGGCGCAATGCGGGCTTTTCCGGGTCGATGGCAGCAATCTCGACCCGATTGTCCGGAACTTCTTCAGTTCCGGCGAAAACATGTTGATGACGGGTTGA
- a CDS encoding DeoR/GlpR family DNA-binding transcription regulator: MDNLPQLNTRHDQLLERLQSRGWVDIQELCSVLAVSEATIRRDLAELERRGLLQRTHGGALAPRQITQEYPNADRLMQNAAEKARIGRAAAGLVKPGDAVYLDAGTTTLAVCRHLADRRDLTFITNGTDILAALSAAGTPKLFVTAGEYHDFNHSLTGPLAAESIRRFNVDFVFLSVSAVDLTRGQIAISSPALADGQRAMIEIAQKVVVVADHSKFTRSALSVIAPLSAVDHIVTDTATRGVLGDVSPDIAAKLIFA; encoded by the coding sequence TTGGACAACTTGCCACAGCTCAACACACGACATGACCAGTTGCTGGAACGGCTGCAAAGCCGCGGCTGGGTCGACATTCAGGAGCTTTGCTCGGTGCTGGCAGTGTCCGAAGCAACGATTCGCCGCGATCTGGCCGAGCTAGAGCGCCGGGGGCTTCTGCAGCGTACGCATGGCGGCGCACTGGCCCCCCGCCAGATTACGCAAGAATACCCGAACGCCGATCGTCTGATGCAAAACGCGGCCGAAAAAGCCCGGATCGGCAGGGCGGCTGCCGGTTTGGTGAAACCCGGCGATGCGGTCTATCTGGATGCGGGCACGACGACTTTGGCGGTCTGTCGTCATCTGGCCGATCGCAGAGATCTGACCTTCATCACCAATGGCACCGATATTCTGGCCGCGCTGAGTGCTGCCGGCACGCCGAAGCTGTTCGTCACCGCCGGTGAATACCATGATTTCAACCACAGCCTGACTGGCCCGCTGGCGGCCGAGTCGATCCGCCGCTTCAATGTCGATTTTGTCTTCCTCTCGGTCTCGGCGGTGGATCTGACACGGGGGCAGATCGCCATCTCCAGCCCCGCCCTGGCCGATGGTCAGCGCGCCATGATCGAAATCGCGCAAAAGGTGGTGGTGGTTGCTGACCATTCCAAATTCACCCGCAGCGCCTTGTCGGTCATCGCACCGCTGAGCGCGGTGGATCACATCGTCACCGATACCGCGACGCGCGGGGTTCTGGGCGATGTCAGCCCCGATATCGCCGCTAAACTGATCTTCGCCTGA
- a CDS encoding ABC transporter ATP-binding protein has product MPILSVRSLNKAWSETQVVRDISFETREGEFIALLGPSGCGKSTTLRLIAGLEEPTSGTIHIDGRDITSLPSSRRGVSMVFQSYALFPHLTVRDNITFGLSVRGESRKVQADSLARVAPLLGLEKLLDRRPAQLSGGQQQRVALGRALIAEAPVCLLDEPLSNLDAKLRAEMRAEIRGLQQRLGITMIFVTHDQTEAMSMADRVALLNEGRIEQFDTPEMIYSRPASTFVARFIGQPPMNIVTVGDLGPMAAHLPPGGLVGLRPEEITLARDGLPGRVAALEYFGADSILSVDIGGAHLNIRVQGRPGHGVGAVVHLRWPAGALHLFDPKTGLRADIARAQSPSSLQPA; this is encoded by the coding sequence ATGCCAATTCTTTCTGTCAGATCCCTGAACAAGGCATGGAGTGAAACCCAGGTTGTCCGTGATATCTCGTTTGAGACCCGCGAAGGTGAATTCATCGCTTTGCTTGGCCCTTCGGGATGTGGAAAATCGACCACGCTGAGGCTGATCGCCGGGCTGGAGGAGCCAACATCCGGCACCATCCATATTGACGGACGTGATATCACTTCGCTGCCATCGTCCCGGCGCGGCGTCTCAATGGTCTTCCAGTCCTACGCCTTGTTCCCGCATCTGACGGTGCGCGACAATATCACTTTCGGCCTGTCGGTCCGGGGGGAAAGCCGCAAGGTCCAGGCGGATAGTCTGGCCCGGGTGGCGCCATTGCTGGGCCTGGAGAAATTGCTCGACCGGCGGCCAGCGCAATTGTCTGGCGGCCAGCAGCAGCGGGTTGCACTTGGGCGGGCGCTGATTGCCGAGGCCCCGGTCTGTCTGCTGGATGAACCATTGTCGAACCTTGATGCAAAGCTGCGCGCCGAGATGCGGGCCGAGATCAGGGGCCTGCAGCAACGCCTTGGCATCACGATGATTTTCGTCACTCATGACCAGACCGAGGCCATGTCGATGGCCGACCGGGTGGCCCTGTTAAATGAGGGGCGGATCGAGCAGTTCGACACGCCCGAGATGATCTATTCCCGCCCCGCCTCGACCTTTGTGGCCCGTTTCATCGGTCAGCCACCGATGAATATCGTCACGGTCGGGGATCTCGGGCCGATGGCCGCACATCTGCCGCCTGGCGGGCTTGTGGGTCTGCGCCCTGAAGAGATCACGCTTGCCCGGGACGGTCTGCCGGGCCGTGTTGCCGCACTCGAATATTTCGGTGCCGATTCCATTCTTTCGGTCGATATCGGCGGCGCGCATCTGAACATCCGTGTTCAGGGCCGCCCGGGGCATGGGGTGGGCGCTGTCGTGCATCTGCGCTGGCCCGCCGGGGCGCTTCACCTTTTCGACCCCAAAACTGGCCTCAGGGCGGATATCGCCCGGGCACAATCCCCTTCCTCCCTCCAACCAGCCTGA